One genomic region from Sphingobacterium sp. UGAL515B_05 encodes:
- a CDS encoding SusC/RagA family TonB-linked outer membrane protein — protein sequence MFKLSYSISPKVTGLTLSLAMLAAQGFSQTRSFQGRLVDSLSQGAIHGATIRNSHLAKLVSSDHSGKFVIDAHIGDTLRIGYMGYLPKVFIVGNQPSSVISLIPNQQSLNEVVVTALGIKKEKQAIGYSVQEIKGKDMVKAREPNAISGLAGRVSGLTITPSTNLFGDPGITLRGRSNILIVVDGMPINTDSWNLSPDDIESYSVLKGANAAALYGNRGQNGAIVITTKRAKLQDKGFQVEFNSSTQLQTGYNAIPKIQTEYGPGSNYQYAFKDGRGGGINDNDYNIWGPRFEGQLIPQYNSPIDPKTGQLIPLPWEARGKDNLKKFLQNGLLSTNNIAISTKNDHGDLRLSASQMFQRGTTPNTKLGSTNINLTGGINAGSKLRFDASINYNKQYSPNYPNIAYGPNSPIYILTLWGAADYDIDDLRNYWQPGKENVQQYNREYTIYDNPWMTAYENLRTYDKDDIYGYVSANYKFNDKLSLNARTSASTWNRNRTIKIPISANLYNYNIGGSRVGGYQETYDTFWENNTEVSLKYQNRIAEDLGFSGSVFGNLRTVSVKSLFARTDRGLTVPGVYDLSNSIMPTVSTNDRALRQVGSVYGFMDVDYKSMLFLNLTGRFDKSSTMPVKNNTYFYPSASLSAVISQMVTLPKVISALKIRGAYANVASDFVNESAQYDIYKLLPAYSNYGRWANAMTGVTFTDVLPNPDLVAERVKTAEIGLETRLFNNRLGFDFAFFRNLEGPRIIELATSVTSGVRARQTNGLTLLRKGIELSIDGTLIQQKDFSWNVMVNASTNHAWLHDIDGHQTRSGNVRVGERWDGYYVNDFQRDEKGMPIVGTNGLPAYNPYVSRIGYSDNKFTASISNSFRYRDFSFSFLVDGRFGGLIKNVQDAKQWGSGTHPESANEYRLKDWENRDVKDYKGTVMTNGLKIVKGQLNTDQDGKVISDTREFAPNDIAVLWQNWATNYYQSGPITAKSRTFVKLREIVFSYNVPANLLKNSRFFRSASVSVVGRNLLYFTGKGTQNMDLDQFTSASSDYQTPSVKSFGLNLNATF from the coding sequence TATTCAATTTCACCTAAAGTTACTGGCCTAACATTGTCATTGGCCATGCTGGCTGCACAGGGGTTTAGCCAGACCCGATCGTTCCAGGGGAGACTGGTCGATTCATTGAGTCAAGGCGCTATTCATGGCGCAACAATTCGTAATTCTCATTTAGCTAAGCTTGTTTCATCGGATCATTCCGGTAAGTTTGTGATCGACGCACATATCGGTGATACGCTAAGAATTGGCTACATGGGGTATCTTCCCAAGGTTTTCATTGTTGGTAATCAACCTTCATCCGTTATTTCGCTTATACCGAACCAACAATCCCTCAATGAGGTGGTTGTAACTGCGCTTGGTATCAAAAAAGAAAAGCAGGCTATTGGCTATTCAGTGCAGGAAATAAAAGGCAAAGACATGGTTAAAGCTCGGGAGCCAAATGCTATTTCTGGTTTAGCTGGACGCGTGTCTGGCTTAACAATTACACCGAGTACGAACTTATTTGGAGACCCGGGTATCACGTTACGTGGTCGGAGCAATATTCTTATTGTGGTCGATGGCATGCCGATTAATACCGATTCATGGAATCTTAGCCCGGATGATATCGAATCTTATTCTGTTTTAAAAGGGGCAAATGCTGCGGCATTATATGGGAACAGAGGTCAAAATGGAGCGATTGTGATAACGACAAAACGAGCAAAATTACAGGATAAGGGTTTCCAGGTTGAATTTAACTCAAGTACACAATTGCAGACGGGGTATAATGCGATACCAAAAATTCAAACCGAATATGGCCCTGGTTCAAATTATCAATATGCTTTTAAAGATGGTCGTGGTGGTGGAATCAATGACAACGATTACAACATTTGGGGACCCCGATTTGAAGGACAGCTTATTCCGCAATATAACAGCCCGATAGATCCAAAAACAGGACAGCTTATTCCCTTACCTTGGGAGGCCAGAGGAAAAGATAATTTGAAGAAATTTCTTCAGAATGGTCTTTTGAGTACAAACAATATTGCTATATCGACCAAAAATGATCATGGTGATCTACGCTTATCTGCTTCTCAGATGTTTCAACGGGGAACTACGCCTAACACGAAATTGGGAAGCACCAATATAAATCTTACCGGAGGCATCAACGCTGGGAGTAAGCTCCGTTTCGATGCGAGTATAAACTACAATAAGCAGTATTCACCAAATTATCCAAATATTGCTTACGGACCAAATAGTCCTATTTACATTCTTACATTATGGGGAGCGGCAGATTATGATATTGATGATCTTCGCAACTATTGGCAGCCTGGGAAAGAAAATGTACAGCAGTACAATCGTGAATACACCATTTATGACAATCCTTGGATGACGGCTTATGAAAATTTGAGGACTTATGATAAGGATGATATCTACGGTTACGTGTCGGCTAATTACAAGTTTAATGATAAATTGTCATTAAATGCACGTACCAGTGCTAGTACCTGGAATAGGAATAGAACGATTAAAATTCCAATTTCTGCTAACCTATATAATTATAATATCGGTGGAAGCCGTGTTGGAGGTTATCAGGAAACCTATGATACTTTTTGGGAAAATAATACAGAAGTTTCCTTAAAATACCAAAATCGTATCGCCGAGGACCTAGGCTTCTCAGGCTCAGTATTTGGTAATTTAAGAACCGTCAGTGTCAAATCGCTGTTTGCACGTACAGATCGTGGATTAACTGTGCCCGGTGTTTATGACTTAAGTAATTCGATCATGCCCACGGTGTCTACTAACGATCGCGCCCTGCGTCAGGTTGGAAGCGTTTATGGATTCATGGATGTAGACTATAAAAGTATGTTATTCTTAAATCTAACGGGGCGATTTGATAAATCTTCGACTATGCCGGTAAAGAATAACACCTACTTCTACCCATCGGCTTCACTAAGCGCTGTGATTTCACAGATGGTCACTTTGCCCAAGGTTATTTCCGCATTAAAAATCCGTGGGGCATATGCTAACGTTGCGAGTGATTTCGTCAATGAATCGGCCCAGTACGATATTTATAAACTTTTGCCGGCATACAGTAACTATGGACGTTGGGCCAATGCAATGACCGGCGTAACATTTACTGATGTATTACCTAACCCGGATCTTGTGGCAGAGCGTGTGAAAACGGCGGAAATAGGTTTGGAAACTCGTTTATTTAACAACCGTCTGGGTTTCGATTTTGCTTTTTTTAGAAACCTGGAAGGTCCCAGGATTATCGAATTGGCTACGTCGGTTACTTCAGGTGTAAGAGCGAGACAAACCAATGGGTTGACTTTATTGCGTAAAGGTATCGAGCTGAGTATTGATGGGACTTTGATTCAACAGAAAGATTTTAGCTGGAATGTAATGGTCAATGCATCAACAAATCATGCCTGGCTACATGACATCGATGGGCATCAAACGCGTTCGGGGAATGTTCGTGTTGGTGAACGATGGGACGGATATTACGTGAATGATTTTCAGCGTGATGAAAAAGGAATGCCAATTGTGGGTACAAACGGTTTACCAGCTTACAATCCTTATGTGAGCAGAATAGGTTATAGCGATAATAAATTTACGGCCAGTATCAGCAATAGTTTCCGATACCGTGATTTCAGTTTTAGTTTTCTTGTCGATGGCCGCTTTGGCGGTTTAATAAAAAATGTGCAGGATGCCAAACAATGGGGATCGGGAACACATCCCGAATCAGCAAATGAATATCGTCTAAAGGACTGGGAAAATAGGGATGTCAAAGATTATAAAGGAACTGTCATGACCAATGGGTTAAAAATAGTCAAGGGGCAGCTCAATACAGATCAGGATGGTAAGGTAATCTCCGATACAAGAGAATTTGCCCCAAATGACATTGCTGTGTTGTGGCAAAATTGGGCCACTAATTACTATCAGTCGGGACCAATTACGGCCAAAAGCCGAACCTTTGTCAAATTACGGGAGATCGTCTTCAGTTATAATGTACCTGCCAACTTGTTGAAAAATTCCAGATTCTTCCGCAGTGCAAGTGTTTCAGTCGTTGGTAGGAATTTGCTGTATTTCACTGGAAAAGGTACCCAAAATATGGATTTGGACCAATTCACCAGTGCTAGCTCAGACTACCAGACACCATCAGTAAAGAGCTTTGGTCTAAATCTTAACGCAACCTTCTAA
- a CDS encoding SusD/RagB family nutrient-binding outer membrane lipoprotein translates to MKYFKSTLILLLFGCSFSSCKKITDLQKDPAAVYNPAPKLLFTGILMRSYDAPWSEDHRDNQYMTQNEAYYAGQPYGWTTGSFETPYGILRDVYRMEIEAAKTPELSAAYMTMAKFFKAYFFARTTEMFGDIPLTEALQGESAGNFAPKYNTQLEVYQQVLSWLEEANNELANLKEKGNILDGDFFYNGKPEQWQKLVNSFKLRVLISLSKRADDSPALRVKERFAEVLANPTKYPLILENRDNFQLLYNNINTYPLWPTDGVIIKKDVRNTFGATYLNILKTLQDPRLLIQALPASAMSSDPTRPFDAFNGGKTGDLQSTLLKQAADGQLSMINFDYWLASPSGVPSIQLGASEVQFALAEGINRGWASGDAAVRFQSGISQSMLFYGVSQDKINLFLQANPYKGNNAEGLKQILTQKYVAFFENSGKQAFFEQRRTGVPVFDIGPSNANNNQIPKRWAYPKTEYSTNETYLKEALQRQFNGSDTQNDIIWLIK, encoded by the coding sequence ATGAAGTACTTTAAATCCACTCTCATTCTTCTCCTGTTCGGGTGCTCTTTCAGTTCCTGTAAAAAGATAACGGATCTACAAAAAGACCCTGCGGCTGTATATAATCCTGCTCCAAAACTTTTGTTTACGGGAATACTCATGCGTTCTTATGATGCGCCATGGAGTGAAGATCATCGAGATAATCAGTATATGACACAAAATGAAGCCTATTATGCGGGGCAGCCTTATGGATGGACTACAGGCTCTTTTGAAACGCCCTATGGTATATTGCGTGATGTGTACCGTATGGAAATCGAAGCTGCAAAAACTCCTGAATTGAGTGCTGCTTATATGACCATGGCCAAATTTTTCAAGGCTTATTTCTTTGCCCGAACGACTGAAATGTTTGGTGATATTCCATTGACAGAGGCTCTGCAGGGTGAATCGGCTGGCAATTTTGCCCCCAAATACAATACCCAGTTGGAGGTATACCAGCAAGTGCTTAGCTGGCTTGAGGAGGCGAATAATGAACTGGCAAATCTCAAAGAAAAAGGCAATATATTAGATGGCGATTTCTTTTACAATGGCAAGCCTGAACAGTGGCAGAAACTGGTCAACTCCTTTAAACTACGTGTTTTAATTAGCCTCAGCAAACGTGCCGATGATAGTCCCGCTTTGCGGGTGAAGGAACGCTTTGCTGAAGTTTTAGCGAATCCAACCAAATACCCGCTGATTCTTGAAAATCGGGATAATTTTCAACTCCTTTACAATAATATTAACACCTATCCGCTGTGGCCAACAGACGGTGTGATTATAAAAAAGGATGTGCGAAACACATTTGGAGCAACCTACCTGAATATTTTAAAGACTTTACAGGATCCAAGATTGTTGATTCAGGCACTGCCAGCTTCGGCGATGTCTTCTGATCCTACGCGCCCTTTTGACGCATTCAATGGAGGGAAAACAGGCGACCTACAGAGTACCTTGCTAAAGCAAGCGGCGGATGGACAGCTATCTATGATCAATTTCGATTATTGGCTCGCTTCGCCGTCTGGGGTTCCATCTATTCAACTTGGTGCCTCCGAAGTCCAATTTGCTCTGGCAGAAGGTATCAATCGCGGTTGGGCTAGCGGAGATGCTGCGGTAAGATTTCAGTCGGGGATAAGTCAGTCGATGCTGTTCTACGGAGTTTCTCAAGACAAGATCAATTTGTTCTTACAGGCAAATCCTTACAAAGGGAACAATGCGGAAGGGTTAAAGCAGATCTTGACACAAAAGTATGTGGCATTTTTTGAAAACTCAGGAAAACAGGCATTTTTTGAGCAGCGCCGGACAGGAGTGCCAGTTTTTGATATAGGACCTTCGAATGCCAATAATAACCAGATACCGAAACGGTGGGCATACCCTAAGACCGAATACAGTACCAACGAAACTTACTTGAAAGAAGCTTTGCAACGTCAGTTTAATGGATCAGATACCCAAAATGACATTATTTGGCTTATTAAATAA
- a CDS encoding GTP-binding protein produces MNTAHARPVTILTGFLGAGKTTFLNALMKSYPKKRFAIIENEIGQLNIDSSLLNENYEQLVALQEGCLCCTLNDELYTALESLYQKKDSFDELVIECTGLAIPDAITEPFTRHPMFKNYFPLKKIICLVDAALIEDQIKERDEVLRQITAADVIIINKTEAVHSAYLSYLSNYLAHVNPLAKTLQSTVTEGFPFEIIAEIKYTKKTEAFSFLKNVNLSSSLILGKSSLAKQHLSDIATRVYTFAEEFNFVNLFLGLSKLVGKYPNKIYRMKGIGYKKDENKKIIIQTVGSRVDMDYGNHWKKDERKMNTLVFIGKELDSLFIQDLLIRMLTIKEK; encoded by the coding sequence ATGAATACAGCCCATGCTCGCCCAGTAACCATTTTAACTGGCTTTTTAGGTGCAGGAAAGACGACTTTTCTAAATGCGCTAATGAAATCCTATCCGAAAAAACGCTTTGCTATCATTGAAAATGAGATAGGACAACTAAATATAGATAGCTCCTTGCTCAATGAAAATTATGAACAACTCGTAGCACTCCAAGAGGGATGTCTCTGTTGTACGCTGAACGATGAACTTTACACCGCACTCGAATCGCTCTATCAAAAAAAGGACAGCTTTGATGAGCTCGTTATTGAATGTACAGGTCTTGCTATACCCGATGCTATAACAGAACCTTTTACAAGGCATCCAATGTTTAAGAATTACTTCCCATTGAAAAAAATTATATGCTTGGTTGATGCTGCACTTATTGAAGATCAGATCAAGGAAAGGGATGAAGTATTACGGCAAATCACGGCCGCCGACGTCATTATCATCAACAAAACCGAAGCGGTACATTCAGCATATTTGAGCTATTTAAGCAACTACTTAGCACATGTAAACCCACTTGCGAAAACTCTCCAATCAACAGTAACGGAGGGGTTTCCTTTTGAAATAATCGCGGAAATAAAGTACACAAAAAAAACAGAAGCTTTTTCTTTTCTGAAGAACGTTAATCTAAGCAGTTCACTGATACTTGGCAAATCAAGTCTGGCAAAACAACATCTGAGCGATATTGCAACGCGCGTCTATACTTTTGCTGAAGAATTTAATTTCGTAAACCTATTTCTCGGTTTGAGCAAACTCGTCGGCAAGTATCCAAACAAAATTTACCGAATGAAGGGAATTGGTTATAAAAAAGATGAAAACAAAAAAATCATTATACAGACCGTCGGTTCACGTGTCGATATGGACTACGGTAACCATTGGAAAAAGGATGAAAGAAAAATGAATACACTGGTATTTATTGGAAAAGAGCTTGATAGTCTCTTCATACAAGATCTCCTGATACGTATGTTGACCATCAAAGAGAAGTAA
- the folE gene encoding GTP cyclohydrolase I FolE, producing MNTLLKKDAASNPEDLGDQHMMTSMDTPLRPDAFDRTDEEKISKISQLFKDIMYELGLDLQDDSLSGTPHRVAKMYINELFYGLNPVNKPKLSTFENRYGYNKLLIEKDIRVNSACEHHFLPIVGRAHIGYIPKDRVIGLSKINRIVDYYAHRPQVQERLTLQIYNELRSTLATDDIIVVIDADHLCVSARGVKDTSSSTTTLEYSGIFLSESKRNEFFNLLK from the coding sequence ATGAACACATTATTAAAAAAAGATGCAGCATCCAATCCGGAAGATTTAGGAGACCAACACATGATGACTTCAATGGATACTCCCCTGCGGCCCGATGCATTTGATCGAACAGACGAAGAAAAAATCAGCAAGATATCTCAACTTTTTAAGGACATTATGTATGAGCTTGGCCTCGACCTTCAAGATGACAGTCTGAGCGGAACGCCCCATCGTGTAGCAAAAATGTATATCAACGAATTGTTCTATGGCCTTAACCCAGTTAACAAACCCAAGCTGTCCACCTTCGAAAATCGCTATGGCTACAATAAGCTATTGATAGAAAAAGACATACGGGTAAATTCAGCCTGTGAACATCATTTTTTACCAATTGTGGGACGGGCACATATAGGCTATATCCCCAAAGACCGCGTAATAGGGCTGTCAAAAATAAACCGTATTGTAGACTATTATGCGCATCGACCACAGGTGCAAGAACGCCTTACTTTACAGATTTACAATGAACTCAGATCTACCTTAGCAACAGATGATATCATTGTTGTGATTGATGCAGATCATCTGTGTGTTTCCGCAAGGGGTGTCAAAGATACCAGCAGCAGTACAACAACACTGGAATACAGCGGTATATTCTTATCAGAAAGTAAACGAAACGAATTTTTCAATTTATTGAAATAA
- a CDS encoding helix-turn-helix domain-containing protein, producing the protein MTNKSSKEKIALLIKNARISKGYSQQQLADLVKLNLRSVQRIEKAEVLPRAYTLNLMAVQLDLDIALLKETEPVHEIHEKKVVPRVSPALNKAQKFIVSITAGLLGILLISAFLSQSTNFPETSFELFLLLAAAVFIYGIILWWTWRSR; encoded by the coding sequence ATGACCAATAAATCCAGCAAAGAGAAAATAGCGCTTTTGATCAAAAATGCCCGTATCAGTAAAGGATATTCCCAACAGCAACTTGCTGATCTTGTCAAACTGAATCTTCGATCTGTGCAACGCATCGAAAAAGCTGAAGTTCTACCAAGGGCTTATACCCTCAATTTAATGGCAGTGCAGCTTGATCTCGATATTGCACTATTGAAGGAAACCGAACCTGTACATGAGATCCACGAGAAAAAAGTAGTACCCCGAGTAAGCCCCGCATTAAACAAAGCTCAGAAATTCATTGTTAGCATAACCGCTGGCCTACTGGGCATTTTATTAATATCCGCCTTTCTTTCGCAATCGACGAATTTTCCGGAGACAAGTTTCGAGCTATTTTTATTGCTCGCGGCCGCTGTGTTTATCTATGGAATCATTCTTTGGTGGACCTGGCGGAGTCGTTAG
- a CDS encoding CPBP family intramembrane glutamic endopeptidase encodes MIAIALELVVSQFLLGYFCKRNLQVLGFSSKVGSFLFCLFGPIIYVTALYLSIAYLVGNPYQLNPNYTVSDFFGSLYYVSKAVVFEELIFRGAVLYILMRRYGHGKAALITALAFGIYHWFSYGIVGQVFKMLEVLVSTGIVGYLFARIYIKTSKIVYPIVLHFGYNFATMILFSKEKNIGLQLLIKTYAVDPVKPEGILPLLVLVSYYIGFPLLCCIFLKQLKAADNLS; translated from the coding sequence ATGATCGCTATTGCTCTTGAATTGGTCGTCTCCCAGTTTTTGCTGGGTTATTTTTGCAAGCGGAACCTCCAGGTTCTGGGGTTTTCCTCAAAGGTCGGATCTTTCCTGTTCTGTCTGTTTGGTCCCATAATATACGTTACTGCGCTCTATTTGAGTATTGCTTATTTAGTTGGAAATCCGTATCAACTAAATCCGAATTATACGGTATCTGATTTTTTTGGCAGTCTTTATTATGTATCAAAAGCCGTAGTATTTGAGGAATTGATCTTTAGGGGAGCCGTATTATATATTCTAATGAGACGCTATGGTCATGGGAAAGCTGCATTGATCACGGCGCTGGCTTTTGGCATTTATCACTGGTTTTCGTACGGTATCGTGGGGCAGGTTTTTAAGATGCTGGAAGTCCTTGTATCGACCGGTATAGTGGGGTATTTATTCGCGCGGATTTATATTAAAACCAGTAAAATAGTGTATCCGATCGTTTTGCATTTTGGTTATAATTTTGCAACGATGATTCTATTTTCGAAAGAAAAAAATATCGGTCTGCAGCTCCTGATAAAAACGTATGCAGTAGATCCTGTCAAACCCGAGGGGATTTTGCCTTTGCTCGTTCTCGTTAGTTATTATATCGGTTTTCCGCTGTTGTGCTGCATTTTTCTTAAACAACTAAAAGCTGCAGATAATTTGTCCTGA
- a CDS encoding TIGR00341 family protein: MNKILRFFDLHQGEEKKEAVLENVVSNISFRGANAWILACAIVVASVGLNVNSTAVIIGAMLISPLMGPIVGAGFALGTFDFPLLKKSLKNLLIATLISLVVSFIYFLLSPFKEAQSELLARTSPNIYDVMIAIFGGLVGVIAITRVDKGNPIPGVAIATALMPPLCTAGYGLAIGNFSFFAGALFLYIINCVFICISTFVIVKYLRYPKTHYVDQQREKRITQSITIITIILVLPSVYFAYNLLQEKKYTNKVNQFVQQELSNKGYTVIYEKLEMNGNPKKLELAFLSKKFSKKEVESLQQSMETFGITNTSLVIHQDSLDLKSSILSEIDKRTAAVSEKDLTIRALNNELTKYQLANPQLDRDILVLFPELSSYSIGIQQHYSKKDSLANLVAFIYSTKTPLPQTQQEKLQQWLQNHFPKDSVEIIRK, encoded by the coding sequence ATGAATAAAATATTACGATTTTTTGATCTACACCAAGGTGAAGAAAAAAAGGAAGCTGTTCTGGAAAATGTTGTCAGTAATATTTCTTTTCGCGGAGCTAATGCCTGGATTCTTGCCTGCGCGATTGTAGTGGCGTCTGTTGGATTGAACGTAAATTCTACTGCCGTCATTATAGGAGCCATGCTGATATCTCCGTTAATGGGGCCAATAGTAGGAGCTGGATTTGCCTTAGGGACTTTTGACTTTCCGTTATTAAAAAAATCGCTAAAAAATCTACTGATCGCCACATTGATCAGCTTAGTCGTGTCGTTTATCTATTTTCTTTTAAGCCCCTTCAAAGAGGCACAATCTGAGTTACTAGCACGCACATCACCCAATATTTACGATGTCATGATTGCAATCTTCGGTGGTCTGGTCGGAGTCATTGCCATTACAAGAGTGGATAAGGGCAATCCAATTCCTGGAGTAGCAATTGCAACAGCCCTGATGCCTCCGCTCTGTACCGCGGGCTATGGACTCGCAATAGGCAATTTCAGCTTTTTCGCCGGCGCATTATTCCTCTATATAATAAACTGTGTTTTTATCTGCATTTCGACCTTTGTGATTGTCAAATATTTACGGTACCCCAAAACACATTATGTCGATCAACAACGGGAAAAAAGAATTACGCAAAGTATTACCATCATCACAATTATACTTGTATTGCCGAGCGTATATTTTGCCTACAATCTACTGCAAGAAAAAAAATACACAAACAAAGTAAATCAGTTCGTTCAACAGGAATTGAGCAATAAAGGTTATACGGTTATTTATGAAAAACTGGAGATGAATGGCAATCCAAAGAAATTAGAACTGGCTTTCTTATCAAAAAAATTCAGCAAAAAAGAAGTTGAGTCTCTACAACAAAGCATGGAAACATTTGGAATTACCAATACCTCGCTGGTTATTCATCAGGACAGTTTAGACCTAAAATCGAGTATTCTTAGCGAAATCGATAAGCGTACCGCTGCTGTAAGTGAAAAAGACCTTACCATAAGAGCGCTCAATAATGAACTTACCAAATACCAATTAGCCAATCCACAGCTCGATCGGGATATCTTGGTATTGTTTCCCGAGCTAAGCTCCTATAGCATTGGTATACAACAACATTACAGCAAAAAGGATAGCTTAGCCAACCTTGTCGCATTTATTTATTCTACCAAAACTCCGCTACCTCAAACACAACAGGAAAAGCTACAACAATGGTTACAAAATCATTTTCCGAAAGATAGTGTGGAAATTATACGTAAATAG
- a CDS encoding ROK family protein, translating to MSLIDLSRRVALGIDIGGTNTKFGVVNHRGEVLEKGSIKTDDYETVEEFIDALYEKASPLIENFGGKDSFDGIGVGAPDANYYTGTIDHAPNLPWKGVIRFSDLMTAKFNIPCTITNDANAAAYGEMLFGAARGMKDFIMITLGTGVGSGIVAGGKLIYGHDGFAGELGHTIVKPGGRKHWSTGSEGSLEAYASATGITITAKKMRAEFPESMLNQYPEDAINSKTVHECALKGDAIAIEVFRYTGQKLGEALANFVMFSSPEAILLFGGVIKAGDFILKPAKLHMERNLFPLFRNKVKLVFSELEEADAAILGASALVWEK from the coding sequence ATGTCGTTAATAGATTTATCAAGACGTGTAGCGTTGGGAATAGATATCGGAGGGACCAATACGAAATTTGGGGTGGTCAATCATCGCGGTGAAGTACTTGAAAAGGGAAGCATAAAAACAGATGATTATGAGACAGTAGAGGAGTTTATCGATGCGTTGTATGAAAAAGCATCTCCTTTAATTGAAAATTTTGGCGGTAAAGATAGCTTTGATGGAATTGGCGTTGGTGCTCCGGATGCGAATTATTATACTGGAACCATAGACCATGCGCCCAATCTTCCTTGGAAGGGTGTCATTCGATTCAGTGACTTAATGACCGCAAAGTTTAATATCCCCTGTACCATAACCAACGATGCTAATGCTGCAGCCTATGGTGAAATGCTTTTTGGTGCAGCGCGGGGAATGAAAGATTTTATTATGATTACCCTAGGGACAGGTGTCGGCAGCGGTATCGTCGCCGGCGGAAAGCTTATCTATGGTCATGACGGATTTGCTGGAGAATTAGGTCATACCATTGTTAAACCTGGAGGGAGGAAGCATTGGAGCACAGGTTCTGAAGGAAGTTTAGAAGCCTATGCGTCAGCGACAGGAATAACGATCACGGCAAAGAAAATGAGAGCTGAGTTTCCTGAGTCGATGCTAAATCAGTATCCAGAAGATGCTATAAATTCGAAGACTGTTCATGAATGTGCCTTGAAAGGGGATGCAATTGCCATCGAAGTATTTAGATATACGGGGCAGAAGCTGGGTGAAGCCTTGGCCAATTTTGTGATGTTTTCATCTCCTGAAGCAATTCTCCTATTTGGTGGGGTAATTAAAGCAGGTGATTTTATCTTAAAACCTGCGAAGCTGCATATGGAAAGAAATCTTTTTCCTTTGTTTAGGAATAAAGTGAAACTTGTCTTTAGTGAATTGGAAGAAGCTGATGCTGCTATTCTTGGCGCAAGTGCATTGGTTTGGGAAAAATAA
- a CDS encoding preprotein translocase subunit SecD: protein MRKDSKSRSFIKKILGLISLILMVTNGKAQQVTHYFPNGKDKAKTISGQYGDNSGICLFEDGKFLLYGYATSVFGSYIFEKDYLLFYPDEAPLFQLYGRHNANFKDSTRFNLAGFEGGKTYVQFDNDSTHRVFNDKANCFSPPFVYQESKPVQSLKFIVQSQYMEDDSTYQVFQYTNAGKFNDFIAAYNKPQRARQNFSAYLYLAEGNKLAIRLSNYGGEKGFLRENQDGSNQEHWNEILAMKKDYDQSNYTDPTEIFSNAHYTIFYPDLEQYILDPVTKRYISKFASDNEAFFAGNPEQDDRYLNKYIRQGLSFLQDERFDKSKLAETSLFFTSCDEPEKSYHHENGSQQ, encoded by the coding sequence ATGCGAAAAGACAGTAAAAGCAGATCATTTATTAAAAAAATTCTAGGCTTAATTAGTCTTATCCTTATGGTAACAAATGGTAAAGCACAGCAAGTCACGCACTATTTTCCAAACGGAAAAGATAAGGCAAAGACAATCAGTGGACAGTATGGTGATAATAGCGGAATTTGTCTTTTTGAAGATGGCAAATTTCTGTTATATGGTTATGCTACATCTGTTTTCGGGTCCTATATTTTTGAAAAAGATTACCTGCTTTTCTATCCGGATGAAGCCCCTTTATTTCAACTGTATGGGCGTCACAATGCTAACTTCAAAGACAGTACTCGTTTCAATTTGGCAGGTTTTGAAGGCGGGAAAACTTATGTACAATTTGATAATGACAGCACACATCGGGTTTTCAATGACAAGGCAAACTGTTTCAGCCCCCCTTTTGTTTATCAGGAATCCAAACCGGTTCAATCGCTTAAGTTTATTGTACAAAGTCAGTATATGGAAGATGATAGCACTTATCAAGTCTTTCAGTATACCAATGCAGGAAAATTCAATGATTTTATAGCTGCTTATAACAAACCCCAACGTGCGCGTCAAAATTTTAGTGCTTATCTATATTTAGCTGAAGGTAATAAATTAGCGATCAGGCTTTCCAATTATGGTGGAGAAAAAGGTTTTTTAAGAGAAAATCAAGACGGTTCAAATCAAGAGCATTGGAACGAAATATTAGCCATGAAGAAGGATTATGATCAGTCAAACTATACCGACCCCACAGAAATATTTAGCAATGCACATTACACAATATTTTACCCTGACCTCGAACAGTACATTTTAGATCCTGTCACCAAAAGATATATCAGCAAGTTTGCATCAGACAATGAAGCATTTTTTGCGGGAAATCCTGAGCAAGACGATCGGTATTTAAATAAGTACATCCGGCAGGGTCTGTCCTTTCTTCAAGATGAAAGATTCGATAAATCAAAACTAGCTGAGACCAGCTTATTCTTTACGAGCTGTGACGAACCTGAAAAATCATATCATCATGAAAATGGATCACAGCAATAA